One window of Cucurbita pepo subsp. pepo cultivar mu-cu-16 chromosome LG19, ASM280686v2, whole genome shotgun sequence genomic DNA carries:
- the LOC111781493 gene encoding pentatricopeptide repeat-containing protein At2g33760 — translation MNKTKSLITVESQQLALQHPVTHIFDSRPHSPIYAALLQAGPRLRNLQQVHAHIIVSGFHRSRSLLTKLLSLVCAAGSITYARRLLPTVPNPDSFLFNSLLKATSKYGFSVDAVLFYRHMLFLGVYQSNYTFTSVIKACADLSALRLGREIHSHVVVSGYGSDMYVQAALIALYSKAGDMKVAQKVFDEMPQRTTIAWNSLISGYEQNGLPAKSIDLFNLMIGSGFQPDSATVVSLLSSCSQLGALDFGCWLHDYANSNSFDLNVVLGTSLINMYTRCGNVSKAREVFDSMKLRNVVTWTAMISGYGMHGYGEQAMKLFNEMRAYGPRPNNITFVAVLSACAHSGLIDDGRRAFSSMKEIYGLVPGVEHHVCMVDMFGRAGLLKDAYQFIRKFLPEEPGPAVWTSMLGACRMHKNFDLGVKVAEHVLAVEPENPGHYVMLSNIYALAGRMDRVEMVRNMMVRRRLKKQVGYSTIEINQKTYMFSMGDKSHPETNAIYRYLDELMGRCSESGYIPALESLMHDLEEEERDYALRYHSEKLALAFGLLKTNQGETIRIVKNLRICEDCHSAIKHISVIADREIIVRDKFRFHHFKDGACSCLDYW, via the coding sequence ATGAACAAAACGAAGTCTCTAATTACAGTGGAATCCCAACAACTCGCGCTTCAACATCCTGTAACTCACATTTTTGACTCCCGACCCCACAGTCCAATCTATGCAGCGCTTCTTCAAGCAGGTCCTCGTCTGAGAAACCTTCAACAAGTTCACGCCCATATCATTGTTTCCGGATTCCATAGAAGTCGATCACTTCTCACCAAGCTTCTTTCACTGGTTTGTGCCGCTGGTTCAATCACGTATGCTCGTCGGTTGTTGCCCACTGTCCCAAATCCCGATTCATTCCTGTTCAATTCCCTTCTCAAAGCGACTTCCAAGTATGGTTTTTCTGTTGATGCCGTCCTGTTTTACCGTCATATGCTCTTCTTGGGTGTTTACCAGTCGAATTATACATTTACGTCTGTTATCAAAGCCTGTGCAGATCTTTCAGCTCTCAGGTTGGGTAGAGAAATTCATTCTCACGTTGTGGTTTCTGGTTATGGATCTGATATGTACGTTCAGGCTGCACTAATTGCTCTCTATTCCAAAGCTGGTGATATGAAAGTCGCCCAgaaggtgtttgatgaaatgcccCAAAGAACAACTATAGCTTGGAATTCACTTATATCAGGGTACGAGCAGAATGGATTACCAGCGAAATCAATCGATTTATTTAATCTGATGATAGGGTCGGGCTTTCAACCTGATTCAGCTACAGTAGTAAGCTTATTGTCTTCCTGTTCTCAGCTGGGAGCTCTTGATTTCGGATGCTGGTTGCATGATTATGCCAATAGTAATAGTTTCGATCTGAACGTGGTTCTTGGTACTTCATTGATTAACATGTACACTAGATGCGGGAATGTAAGCAAAGCGCGGGAAGTTTTTGACTCCATGAAGTTAAGGAATGTTGTTACTTGGACAGCCATGATTTCAGGGTATGGGATGCATGGTTATGGTGAGCAAGCAATGAAGCTTTTCAATGAAATGAGAGCTTATGGTCCTCGCCCTAACAATATCACATTCGTTGCTGTCTTGTCTGCATGTGCTCATTCAGGGTTGATTGATGATGGTCGTCGGGCATTTTCAAGCATGAAGGAAATATATGGGTTAGTTCCAGGAGTAGAACATCATGTCTGCATGGTAGATATGTTTGGACGTGCTGGATTGCTCAAGGATGCTTATCAATTCATTAGAAAATTTCTTCCTGAAGAGCCAGGTCCAGCAGTTTGGACTTCAATGCTTGGGGCTTGCAGAATGCATAAAAATTTTGACCTTGGAGTTAAGGTTGCAGAACATGTTTTAGCAGTTGAACCAGAAAACCCTGGTCATTATGTAATGCTTTCTAACATATATGCATTGGCCGGTAGAATGGATCGAGTAGAGATGGTGCGAAACATGATGGTTAGACGACGCCTAAAGAAGCAAGTAGGTTATAGCACCATAGAGATCAATCAGAAAACCTATATGTTTAGCATGGGTGACAAGTCTCATCCTGAAACAAATGCTATCTATAGGTATTTAGATGAATTAATGGGCCGTTGTAGTGAATCAGGCTATATACCAGCACTGGAGTCCTTGATGCatgatttggaagaagaagaaagggatTATGCCCTTAGATATCATAGTGAAAAGCTTGCCCTAGCGTTTGGTTTACTTAAAACCAATCAAGGTGAGACTATTAGGATTGTAAAGAACCTTCGAATATGTGAGGATTGTCATTCAGCTATTAAACACATCTCTGTTATTGCTGATAGAGAAATAATTGTTAGGGATAAATTTCGTTTTCACCACTTCAAAGATGGTgcatgttcttgtcttgattATTGGTGA